A part of Nesterenkonia lutea genomic DNA contains:
- the def gene encoding peptide deformylase: MTIRPITIHGEPVLHRRADDVETIDDSIRDLVADMFETQEAARGVGLAAPQIGVGLRIFTYAYPDSGDQPSRGVIINPRLRLIGKISKESPDREEEAEGCLSAPGYSYPLKRSEHVEITGLDLEGEPLTFEATGWFARILQHEYDHLDGYLYVNRLDPRWARRWKKAMKREGWNEPGLSWLPGVDPDPFGHDEPEEPVQAGEAAGESPEESRDSEAGLSPRAD, translated from the coding sequence ATGACGATCCGCCCCATCACGATCCACGGCGAGCCGGTGCTGCACCGGCGCGCGGACGACGTGGAGACCATCGACGATTCCATCAGAGACCTCGTGGCCGACATGTTCGAGACCCAGGAAGCGGCACGCGGAGTGGGTCTGGCCGCGCCGCAGATAGGCGTCGGGCTGCGCATCTTCACCTACGCCTATCCCGACTCCGGTGATCAGCCGAGCAGGGGAGTCATCATCAACCCCCGCCTGAGGCTGATCGGAAAGATCTCCAAGGAGTCTCCGGACCGCGAGGAGGAAGCCGAGGGCTGTCTCTCCGCCCCCGGCTACAGCTATCCGCTCAAGCGCAGCGAGCACGTGGAGATCACCGGTCTGGACCTGGAGGGCGAGCCGCTGACCTTCGAGGCCACCGGGTGGTTCGCGCGGATCCTCCAGCACGAGTACGACCATCTCGACGGCTACCTCTACGTGAACCGACTCGATCCCCGCTGGGCCCGGCGCTGGAAGAAGGCGATGAAGCGTGAAGGCTGGAACGAACCGGGTCTGAGCTGGCTCCCCGGTGTCGATCCCGACCCCTTCGGCCATGACGAGCCCGAGGAGCCGGTTCAGGCCGGAGAGGCGGCCGGGGAGTCGCCCGAGGAGTCGCGGGACTCAGAGGCGGGGCTCAGCCCGCGCGCTGACTGA
- a CDS encoding cytochrome c oxidase subunit 4, giving the protein MRANIGLFGGLGVFVLLVAFIYGFWSGFEDMAGFPLLLLTAGMAFMLWFYLRMVAKNSEVLDSDNPDGEIEQMAGNYGEFAPWSWWPLGLGFSAAFAFFGLAIDWWVFFLALIPGLFFITGWVLEFNRKRYAH; this is encoded by the coding sequence ATGAGAGCAAATATCGGCTTGTTCGGCGGGCTCGGCGTCTTCGTCCTGCTCGTAGCCTTCATCTACGGGTTCTGGAGCGGCTTCGAGGACATGGCAGGGTTCCCGCTGCTTCTGCTCACTGCAGGAATGGCGTTCATGCTCTGGTTCTACCTGCGCATGGTGGCGAAGAACAGCGAGGTGCTGGACAGCGACAACCCTGACGGGGAGATCGAGCAGATGGCCGGCAACTACGGAGAGTTCGCTCCGTGGAGCTGGTGGCCGCTCGGACTCGGCTTCTCTGCGGCCTTCGCCTTCTTCGGGCTGGCCATCGACTGGTGGGTGTTCTTCCTTGCACTGATCCCGGGGCTCTTCTTCATCACGGGATGGGTCCTGGAGTTCAACCGCAAGCGCTACGCGCACTGA
- the ctaD gene encoding aa3-type cytochrome oxidase subunit I yields the protein MATLEYSADDARDVSRVVPRSKGKVVVNWLTTTDHKVIGYMYLISSFLFFCVGGVMALLIRAELFEPGMQLLQTKEQYNQLFTMHGTVMLLMFATPLFAGFANVIMPLQIGAPDVAFPRLNALAFWFFLFGALVAMAGFLTPQGAASFGWFAYAPLSDTTYSPGVGGDLWVFGLALTGFGTIMGGVNFITTILCMRAPGMTMWRMPIFTWNTLITSILVLMAFPPLAAALFGLGLDRRFGGHIFDPEAGGAVLWQHLFWFFGHPEVYIIALPFFGIVSEILPVFSRKPIFGYKGLVYATIAIAALSVTVWAHHMYVTGAVMLPFFALMTMLIAVPTGVKFFNWIGTMWRGSLTFETPMLWSLGFLVTFLFGGLTGIILASPPLDFHLSDTYFVVAHFHYVVFGTVVFAMFAGFYFWWPKWTGKMLNERLGKINFWMLFVGFHGTFMIQHWLGVMGMPRRYADYMVEDGFTAMNQFSTVFSMLLGASLIPFFWNVWITARKGKKVLVDDPWGFGGSLEWATSCPPPRHNFYSLPRIRSERPALDLHHPELADRHTLQSPAGKIFGPADQQDKAGV from the coding sequence GTGGCGACCCTCGAATACAGTGCAGATGATGCTCGCGATGTCTCGCGCGTCGTCCCCCGCTCCAAGGGAAAGGTCGTCGTCAACTGGCTGACGACCACCGATCACAAGGTGATCGGCTACATGTACCTGATCTCTTCCTTCCTGTTCTTCTGCGTGGGCGGGGTGATGGCCCTGCTCATCCGCGCGGAGCTCTTCGAGCCCGGCATGCAGCTGCTGCAGACCAAGGAGCAGTACAACCAGCTCTTCACCATGCATGGCACGGTCATGCTGCTGATGTTCGCGACCCCGCTCTTCGCCGGATTCGCCAACGTCATCATGCCGCTGCAGATCGGCGCGCCCGATGTGGCGTTCCCCCGACTCAACGCGCTGGCGTTCTGGTTCTTCCTCTTCGGCGCCCTGGTGGCCATGGCAGGATTCCTCACCCCACAGGGTGCGGCCTCCTTCGGCTGGTTCGCCTATGCTCCGCTCTCGGACACCACATATTCACCGGGTGTGGGCGGTGACCTCTGGGTCTTCGGCCTGGCGCTGACCGGTTTCGGCACGATCATGGGTGGCGTCAACTTCATCACCACCATCCTGTGCATGCGTGCACCGGGCATGACCATGTGGCGCATGCCGATCTTCACCTGGAACACCCTGATCACCTCGATCCTGGTGCTGATGGCGTTCCCGCCGCTGGCGGCAGCCCTCTTCGGCCTCGGACTCGATCGTCGCTTCGGCGGACACATCTTCGATCCCGAGGCCGGTGGTGCAGTGCTGTGGCAGCACCTGTTCTGGTTCTTCGGCCACCCCGAGGTCTACATCATCGCGCTGCCCTTCTTCGGCATCGTCTCGGAGATCCTGCCGGTCTTCAGCCGCAAGCCGATCTTCGGTTACAAGGGCCTGGTCTACGCGACGATCGCCATCGCAGCCCTGTCGGTGACCGTCTGGGCGCACCACATGTACGTCACGGGCGCCGTCATGCTGCCGTTCTTCGCGCTGATGACCATGCTCATCGCGGTGCCCACAGGGGTGAAGTTCTTCAACTGGATAGGCACGATGTGGCGAGGGTCGCTGACCTTCGAGACGCCGATGCTGTGGAGTCTCGGCTTCCTGGTGACCTTCCTCTTCGGTGGTCTCACCGGCATCATCCTGGCCTCGCCGCCGCTGGACTTCCACCTCTCGGACACCTACTTCGTGGTGGCACACTTCCACTACGTGGTCTTCGGCACCGTGGTCTTCGCGATGTTCGCCGGATTCTACTTCTGGTGGCCGAAGTGGACCGGCAAGATGCTCAACGAGCGTCTGGGCAAGATCAACTTCTGGATGCTGTTCGTCGGATTCCACGGAACGTTCATGATCCAGCACTGGCTCGGCGTCATGGGCATGCCGCGTCGCTACGCCGACTACATGGTCGAGGACGGCTTCACCGCGATGAACCAGTTCTCCACGGTGTTCTCGATGCTGCTGGGCGCCTCCCTGATCCCGTTCTTCTGGAACGTCTGGATCACGGCGCGCAAGGGCAAGAAGGTCCTCGTGGACGATCCATGGGGCTTCGGAGGCTCGCTCGAATGGGCGACCTCCTGCCCGCCGCCGCGGCACAACTTCTATTCACTTCCACGGATCAGGTCGGAGCGCCCCGCGCTCGATCTGCACCATCCTGAGCTCGCTGATCGTCATACCCTGCAGTCACCTGCCGGGAAGATCTTCGGGCCGGCGGACCAGCAGGACAAGGCGGGTGTCTGA
- the ctaC gene encoding aa3-type cytochrome oxidase subunit II yields the protein MSSHKRTGSRGRAVKTVALASTAALVLSACSAENPAARGWLPGNRDTTSNTAELTDLWVNSWIAALIVGLITWGLMLWCMIAYRRRKGETGYPRQLAYNVPLEIMYTIVPLVMVGVLFFYTDQVQRSVDDPYEDPELVVDVRGKQWAWDFNYDYDGEERYFAGVQADLTGEEGVREGLPTLYLPVDQAVTFELNARDVIHSFWIPAFLQKRDMIPGRTNEIHLTPQELGSFDGKCAELCGQYHSEMLFTVEVVTEDEFRDYLETLPEGKLGDEYDRNTNLHENVAGTEGDD from the coding sequence GTGAGTTCGCATAAACGAACCGGCAGCCGAGGCCGTGCAGTCAAGACAGTTGCACTGGCCAGCACGGCGGCACTGGTGCTCAGCGCCTGCTCCGCGGAGAACCCTGCAGCGCGGGGTTGGCTTCCGGGCAATCGAGACACGACCAGCAACACTGCTGAACTGACTGACCTGTGGGTCAACTCCTGGATCGCGGCGCTCATCGTCGGCCTCATCACCTGGGGTCTGATGCTCTGGTGCATGATCGCCTACCGGCGGCGCAAGGGCGAGACCGGGTACCCGAGGCAGCTGGCCTATAACGTCCCGCTGGAGATCATGTACACCATCGTCCCGCTCGTGATGGTGGGCGTGCTGTTCTTCTACACCGATCAGGTGCAGCGTTCAGTCGATGATCCGTACGAGGATCCGGAGCTGGTGGTCGATGTCCGAGGCAAGCAGTGGGCCTGGGACTTCAACTACGACTACGACGGCGAAGAGCGCTATTTCGCCGGCGTGCAGGCAGACCTCACAGGTGAAGAAGGGGTCCGAGAGGGTCTCCCCACTCTCTATCTCCCGGTGGACCAGGCTGTGACCTTCGAGCTCAACGCTCGCGACGTCATCCACTCCTTCTGGATCCCCGCCTTCCTGCAGAAGCGCGACATGATCCCGGGTCGGACCAATGAGATCCACCTGACTCCGCAGGAGCTCGGCAGCTTCGACGGCAAGTGTGCTGAGCTCTGCGGCCAGTATCACTCCGAGATGCTCTTCACCGTGGAGGTCGTCACAGAAGACGAGTTCCGCGACTATCTCGAGACCCTGCCTGAGGGCAAGCTCGGCGACGAGTACGACCGCAATACAAACCTCCACGAAAACGTGGCCGGAACTGAAGGGGACGACTGA
- a CDS encoding HesB/IscA family protein, which translates to MSTTTQDTTAETSGDTVAPESSGSAVDGTKTHQVELSETAAQKVSSLLQQEGREDLRLRVAVQPGGCSGLIYQLYFDERVLDGDALRAFSGVEVVVDKMSVPYLEGATIDFEDSISKQGFTIDNPNAGGSCACGDSFH; encoded by the coding sequence ATGAGCACCACCACCCAGGACACCACCGCAGAGACTTCGGGGGACACCGTCGCCCCGGAGAGCTCCGGATCCGCCGTCGACGGCACCAAGACCCACCAGGTCGAGCTCAGTGAGACAGCGGCCCAGAAGGTCTCTTCGCTGCTGCAGCAGGAGGGGCGCGAGGACCTTCGTCTGCGCGTCGCCGTACAGCCGGGCGGCTGCTCGGGTCTGATCTACCAGCTCTACTTCGACGAACGGGTGCTCGACGGAGATGCCCTGCGCGCTTTCAGCGGGGTGGAGGTCGTCGTGGACAAGATGAGCGTGCCCTACCTCGAAGGGGCCACCATCGACTTCGAAGACTCCATCTCCAAGCAGGGCTTCACCATCGACAATCCCAACGCCGGCGGCTCCTGTGCCTGTGGAGACTCCTTCCACTGA
- a CDS encoding DUF3043 domain-containing protein: protein MLGRKKNTADQIAEAEAARAREDAATTRRQPEKKGVPTPKRSDQVAARRRPLVQNDRKLARAAQRQQIADQRAKMRRAMETGEEKYLPPRDRGPQRRFVRDYVDARFGIGEWMLILVLVFLFASFVMNEQMRIVISQILWLFVLAVLVEAWWVGRTVRKKLDAKFGPENREKGIRFYAAMRALQIRRLRLPKPLVARGQFPS, encoded by the coding sequence GTGCTAGGACGTAAGAAAAACACCGCTGATCAGATCGCCGAGGCCGAGGCAGCTCGAGCCCGCGAGGACGCCGCAACGACCAGGCGCCAGCCTGAGAAGAAGGGCGTGCCCACACCGAAGCGCAGCGATCAGGTGGCCGCTCGACGGCGCCCGCTCGTGCAGAACGACCGCAAGCTCGCGCGTGCGGCGCAGCGCCAGCAGATCGCCGATCAGCGCGCGAAGATGCGCCGCGCGATGGAGACCGGGGAGGAGAAGTATCTGCCCCCGCGCGATCGCGGCCCGCAGCGTCGCTTCGTCCGCGACTACGTGGACGCCCGGTTCGGCATCGGCGAGTGGATGCTCATCCTGGTGCTGGTCTTCCTCTTCGCCTCCTTCGTGATGAACGAGCAGATGCGCATCGTGATCAGCCAGATCCTCTGGCTGTTCGTGCTGGCAGTCCTGGTCGAGGCGTGGTGGGTGGGACGCACTGTGCGCAAGAAGCTTGATGCCAAGTTCGGACCGGAGAACCGGGAGAAGGGGATCCGCTTCTACGCCGCGATGCGCGCCCTGCAGATCCGCCGCCTCCGCCTGCCCAAGCCGCTGGTGGCCCGCGGACAGTTCCCCTCCTAG
- a CDS encoding quinone-dependent dihydroorotate dehydrogenase — protein sequence MYRFVFKTVFSRMDAESAHHLVVSGLRLGDRLGVTRVLERWCRPADSLQIRALGMVWPSPFGLAAGFDKAATMVLPLASLGFGHIEIGTVTGQAQPGNPRPRLFRLVKDRALINRMGFNNDGAAALRPRLEEIRTRISRLKESGRHVPVVGVNIGKTKLTPLAEATEDYLTSTRILAPVADYLVVNVSSPNTPGLRQLQDIEALRPLLSAVGQEADLAAGRHVPLLVKIAPDLEDDDVDAVADLVTGLELDGVIATNTTISRDGLRSDPGSVEAKGAGGLSGPVLADRSKQVLQRLRATLPRTTTIISVGGVTSGDDVAERLALGATLVQGYTAFVYEGPFWARRINRRLASMLRSG from the coding sequence ATGTACCGCTTCGTCTTCAAGACAGTGTTCTCGCGCATGGATGCTGAATCCGCGCACCACCTCGTCGTCTCGGGGCTGCGGCTGGGCGACCGGCTGGGGGTCACCAGGGTCCTCGAGCGCTGGTGCCGTCCGGCGGATTCGCTTCAGATCCGCGCCCTGGGAATGGTGTGGCCCTCGCCCTTCGGCCTGGCAGCCGGCTTCGACAAGGCTGCGACGATGGTCCTGCCGCTGGCGAGTCTCGGCTTCGGTCATATCGAGATCGGCACGGTCACCGGCCAGGCCCAGCCCGGCAACCCCAGGCCACGGCTCTTCCGGCTGGTGAAGGACCGGGCGCTGATCAACCGGATGGGCTTCAACAACGACGGCGCCGCAGCGCTGCGTCCCCGTCTGGAGGAGATCCGGACTCGGATCTCGCGACTGAAGGAGTCCGGTCGACACGTGCCGGTGGTCGGGGTCAACATCGGCAAGACCAAGCTGACGCCTCTGGCGGAGGCGACCGAGGATTATCTGACCTCCACACGGATCCTCGCCCCGGTGGCGGATTATCTGGTCGTCAACGTGTCCTCACCGAACACGCCCGGGCTGCGTCAGCTCCAGGACATCGAGGCTCTGCGTCCGCTGCTCAGCGCGGTGGGCCAGGAGGCGGACCTGGCCGCCGGGCGCCATGTGCCGCTGCTGGTGAAGATCGCTCCCGACCTGGAGGACGACGATGTCGATGCTGTGGCCGATCTGGTGACCGGCCTCGAGCTGGACGGCGTGATCGCCACCAACACCACGATCTCCAGGGACGGCCTGCGCAGCGATCCCGGATCCGTGGAGGCCAAGGGCGCCGGAGGGCTCAGCGGTCCGGTGCTGGCCGATCGCTCGAAACAGGTGCTGCAGCGGCTGCGCGCCACGCTCCCGCGGACCACGACCATCATCTCCGTCGGGGGAGTGACCAGCGGGGACGACGTGGCTGAGCGCCTGGCCCTGGGAGCGACCCTGGTCCAGGGCTACACGGCATTCGTCTATGAAGGGCCGTTCTGGGCCCGCCGGATCAACCGCCGCCTGGCCTCGATGCTGCGAAGCGGCTGA
- a CDS encoding alpha/beta hydrolase encodes MDELLDDTPAGVWTEDHLQDCLRLTLPLGEDEEGPVSATLVSYSPEPRQDEVLRASQENSPEENSPWEHSPQESLSREKAHQGTAGQGPRPGDEPEELAPVLHLHGWSDYFYNIPMARRWQSHGRPFYALDLRKYGRSLRSWQTPGYVDSLDVYDADIDAALTEIRSLHPAAPAPIIQAHSTGGLVAALWAQRHPGRISALVLNSPWLELSGDVAARTATEGILAPLGQFSPTRALKLPAIDNYWQSLSDQAQGEWSLHPRWRPRNAFPIRVGWMRAVLAGHRRVYEGLGLQLPVLVLLSGATAYRRQWTEELKESDSVLDVELLARRAVKLGDQVTVVRIHRALHDVFASEASVRSRAMDEVQRWLKAYAPEAERSVANRSTAAP; translated from the coding sequence ATGGACGAACTCCTCGATGACACCCCCGCGGGCGTCTGGACCGAAGACCATCTGCAGGACTGTCTGCGTCTGACGCTGCCGCTCGGCGAGGACGAGGAGGGACCGGTCAGCGCCACTCTGGTCAGCTACTCCCCCGAACCTCGGCAGGACGAGGTGCTCCGGGCATCGCAGGAGAACAGTCCCGAGGAGAACAGCCCTTGGGAGCACAGCCCCCAGGAGAGTCTGTCGCGGGAGAAGGCCCACCAGGGGACGGCGGGGCAGGGGCCACGGCCGGGAGATGAGCCCGAGGAGCTCGCTCCGGTGCTGCATCTCCACGGCTGGTCCGACTACTTCTACAACATCCCGATGGCCCGCCGCTGGCAGAGCCACGGGCGCCCGTTCTATGCCCTGGACCTGCGGAAGTATGGGCGCAGCCTGCGCAGCTGGCAGACTCCCGGCTACGTGGACTCGCTGGACGTCTACGATGCCGACATCGATGCGGCACTCACGGAGATCCGTTCCCTGCACCCTGCCGCACCTGCGCCGATCATTCAGGCGCATTCCACCGGCGGTCTGGTCGCGGCGCTGTGGGCCCAGCGCCATCCGGGCCGGATCAGTGCTCTGGTGCTGAACAGTCCCTGGCTGGAGCTCTCCGGGGACGTGGCGGCTCGCACCGCCACCGAGGGCATCCTTGCGCCGCTGGGTCAGTTCTCCCCCACGCGGGCGCTGAAGCTTCCCGCGATCGACAACTACTGGCAGTCCCTGTCGGACCAGGCTCAGGGCGAATGGAGCCTGCACCCGCGGTGGAGGCCGCGCAACGCGTTTCCGATCCGTGTGGGCTGGATGCGGGCGGTGCTCGCCGGACACCGCAGGGTCTACGAGGGACTCGGGCTTCAGCTGCCGGTCCTGGTGCTGCTCTCCGGGGCCACCGCCTACCGGAGACAGTGGACCGAGGAGCTCAAGGAGTCGGACTCCGTGCTGGACGTGGAGCTGCTGGCCCGCCGGGCCGTGAAGCTCGGCGATCAGGTCACAGTCGTGCGCATCCACCGCGCGCTGCACGATGTCTTCGCTTCAGAGGCCTCCGTGCGCAGTCGCGCCATGGATGAGGTGCAGCGGTGGCTGAAGGCCTATGCCCCGGAGGCGGAGCGGTCTGTGGCGAACCGATCCACAGCGGCGCCGTAG
- a CDS encoding isoprenyl transferase, producing the protein MIAMSTRTPQDPAPHRDGVSAPRLPAELVPAHIGIVMDGNGRWANQRGLPRTEGHRAGEAALMDVIAGAIEIGVRHISVYAFSTENWKRSPDEVRFLMGYSRQVLRRQRDVLNSWGVRIRWNGQPGRLWRSVIRELETSEELTAQNTRCTLTMCVNYGGRAEITDAVRLIAQEVKAGRMDPAKITEKTVAAHLDEPDLPDVDLFLRSSGEQRISNFLLWQSAYAEMVFMDVLWPDVDRTTLWEAVEIYARRDRRYGAAVDRFATDRSASGA; encoded by the coding sequence ATGATCGCCATGTCCACCCGCACCCCTCAGGATCCCGCTCCCCATCGCGACGGCGTCTCAGCTCCTCGGCTGCCGGCTGAGCTGGTGCCCGCGCACATCGGGATCGTCATGGACGGCAACGGCCGCTGGGCCAACCAGCGGGGGCTCCCACGCACAGAGGGGCACCGCGCCGGTGAAGCGGCGCTCATGGATGTGATCGCCGGGGCCATAGAGATCGGGGTCAGGCATATCAGCGTCTATGCCTTCTCCACCGAGAACTGGAAGCGCTCACCCGACGAGGTCCGCTTCCTGATGGGCTACTCCCGTCAGGTGCTGCGTCGGCAGCGCGACGTGCTGAACTCCTGGGGTGTGCGGATCCGCTGGAACGGCCAGCCGGGCCGCCTCTGGCGCTCGGTGATCCGGGAGCTGGAGACCTCCGAGGAGCTGACCGCGCAGAACACACGCTGCACCCTCACGATGTGCGTGAACTACGGCGGCCGTGCGGAGATCACCGACGCGGTCAGGCTCATCGCCCAGGAGGTCAAGGCGGGACGCATGGATCCGGCCAAGATCACGGAGAAGACGGTGGCGGCTCATCTGGACGAGCCGGACCTGCCCGATGTGGATCTGTTCCTGCGCAGCTCAGGCGAACAGCGCATCTCCAACTTCCTGCTCTGGCAGTCCGCCTATGCGGAGATGGTGTTCATGGACGTCCTCTGGCCCGATGTGGACCGCACCACGCTCTGGGAGGCGGTGGAGATCTACGCCAGGAGGGACCGCCGCTACGGCGCCGCTGTGGATCGGTTCGCCACAGACCGCTCCGCCTCCGGGGCATAG
- the recO gene encoding DNA repair protein RecO — translation MAGSTFASRSYRDSAIILRTQNLGEADRIITALTAGNGLVRAVAKGVRRTSSKFGATVEPFMVADVQFVHGRSLDIVTQATSKNTYGPPIVADYDKYMAACTMAETAERLMDAESDPVFGGQQFSLLHGGYSALARGVHPADVVLNSYLLRALSSAGWAVTWTSCVSCGRPGAHTGFHPAASGPVCTDCRPPGTRTLEPATVQLLHALQHGHWEQTRSARSDIRHEASAVVTSYAQHHLDRRLSSLGL, via the coding sequence ATGGCCGGCTCCACCTTCGCGTCCCGCTCCTATCGGGACTCCGCGATCATCCTGCGCACCCAGAACCTGGGTGAGGCGGACCGCATCATCACCGCCCTGACCGCGGGAAACGGCCTGGTGCGCGCAGTGGCCAAGGGAGTGCGGCGCACCTCCTCCAAGTTCGGGGCCACGGTCGAGCCGTTCATGGTGGCCGATGTGCAGTTCGTCCACGGCCGGTCCCTGGACATCGTCACCCAGGCCACCTCCAAGAACACCTACGGACCGCCCATCGTCGCGGACTATGACAAGTACATGGCGGCGTGCACGATGGCGGAGACCGCGGAGCGGCTCATGGACGCAGAGTCCGATCCCGTCTTCGGCGGCCAGCAGTTCTCCCTGCTCCACGGCGGCTATTCGGCGCTGGCGCGTGGAGTCCACCCGGCCGACGTCGTGCTGAACTCCTACCTGCTTCGCGCACTGTCCTCGGCAGGATGGGCGGTGACCTGGACCTCCTGCGTCTCCTGCGGCCGGCCCGGCGCGCACACCGGCTTCCATCCCGCCGCCAGCGGCCCGGTGTGCACCGACTGCCGGCCGCCGGGCACCCGCACCCTGGAGCCCGCCACGGTGCAGCTGCTGCATGCCCTGCAGCATGGACACTGGGAGCAGACCCGCTCGGCGCGCAGCGACATCCGCCACGAGGCCTCCGCAGTGGTCACCAGCTACGCCCAGCATCATCTCGATCGCCGACTCAGCTCACTGGGGCTCTAG
- the leuA gene encoding 2-isopropylmalate synthase, producing MRKLQKPSPMPFQRYLPFEDQITVSLPDRTWPDKTIKAAPRWCAVDLRDGNQALIDPMTPDRKHRMFELLVNMGFKEIEVGFPSASQTDFDFVRQLIEQDKIPGDVYIQVLTQARETLIERTFEAIAGAPRAIVHLYNSTSVLQREVVFKQDRDGIVDIATQGARLCRKYEEQLHASSEISTEIVYQYSPESFTGTELDFAAHISDEVVDVFGATPEKPVIINLPATVEMATPNVYADSIEWMHRNLRNRDSIVLSLHPHNDRGTGVAAAELGYMAGADRIEGCLFGNGERTGNVDLVTLGMNLFSQGVDPEIDFRDMSTIRSTVEHCNQMGVPERSPYGGDLVFTAFSGSHQDAIKKGFEHMDARAAAAGTSREEITWAVPYLPIDPKDIGRSYEAVIRVNSQSGKGGVSYLLKAEQGIDLPRRAQVEFSGVIQRRADDGGGEVSGEEIWQIFQDEYLPVDTAHHQWGHYRLDEVNTSSNAEGEFNMEVELQAGGHTTTQSARANGPIAALLKILSADGVDVRLLDYTEHAMSQGGDARAASFVELAIGERVLWGVGLDHNTTLASLQAVISAVNRALRDSAPAL from the coding sequence ATGCGCAAGCTCCAGAAGCCCTCTCCGATGCCGTTCCAGCGGTACCTCCCCTTCGAGGACCAGATCACGGTCTCGCTGCCGGACCGGACCTGGCCGGACAAGACCATCAAGGCGGCCCCGCGCTGGTGCGCAGTGGATCTGCGTGACGGCAACCAGGCCCTGATCGATCCAATGACCCCTGATCGCAAGCACCGCATGTTCGAACTGCTGGTGAACATGGGGTTCAAGGAGATCGAGGTCGGTTTTCCCTCCGCCTCGCAGACTGACTTCGACTTCGTCCGCCAGCTCATCGAGCAGGACAAGATCCCGGGCGACGTCTACATCCAGGTGCTCACCCAGGCCCGCGAGACGCTGATCGAGCGCACCTTCGAGGCCATCGCCGGAGCCCCCCGAGCCATCGTGCATCTGTACAACTCCACCTCGGTGCTGCAGCGCGAAGTGGTCTTCAAGCAGGACCGCGATGGAATCGTGGACATCGCCACCCAGGGCGCACGGCTGTGCCGGAAGTATGAGGAGCAGCTCCACGCGAGCTCCGAGATCTCCACCGAGATCGTGTACCAGTACTCCCCGGAGTCCTTCACCGGCACCGAGCTGGACTTCGCGGCACACATCTCCGACGAGGTGGTCGACGTCTTCGGGGCCACCCCGGAGAAGCCGGTGATCATCAACCTTCCGGCCACCGTGGAGATGGCCACCCCGAACGTCTACGCAGACTCCATCGAGTGGATGCACCGCAACCTGCGCAACCGGGACTCGATCGTGCTCTCCCTGCATCCGCACAATGATCGCGGGACCGGGGTCGCCGCGGCCGAGCTGGGCTACATGGCCGGGGCCGACCGGATCGAAGGCTGCCTCTTCGGCAATGGCGAGCGCACCGGCAACGTGGATCTGGTGACCCTGGGCATGAACCTCTTCAGCCAGGGAGTGGACCCGGAGATCGACTTCCGCGACATGAGCACGATCCGCAGCACCGTGGAGCACTGCAACCAGATGGGCGTCCCGGAGCGGTCCCCCTATGGCGGGGACCTGGTCTTCACCGCCTTCTCCGGATCGCACCAGGATGCGATCAAGAAGGGATTCGAGCACATGGATGCCCGCGCGGCCGCGGCCGGGACCTCCCGCGAGGAGATCACCTGGGCCGTGCCCTACCTGCCGATCGACCCCAAGGACATCGGTCGCAGCTACGAGGCCGTCATCCGCGTGAACTCCCAGTCCGGCAAGGGAGGCGTCTCCTATCTGCTCAAGGCCGAGCAGGGCATCGACCTTCCGCGCCGAGCACAGGTGGAGTTCTCCGGAGTCATCCAGCGCCGGGCCGACGACGGCGGCGGCGAGGTCTCGGGCGAAGAGATCTGGCAGATCTTCCAGGACGAGTACCTCCCGGTGGACACCGCCCATCACCAGTGGGGCCACTACCGGCTCGATGAGGTCAACACCTCATCCAACGCCGAGGGTGAGTTCAACATGGAGGTCGAGTTGCAGGCCGGCGGGCACACCACCACGCAGTCTGCCCGTGCCAACGGCCCCATCGCCGCCCTGCTGAAGATCCTCTCCGCCGACGGGGTTGACGTGCGCCTGCTGGACTACACCGAACATGCGATGAGCCAGGGCGGGGACGCGCGAGCGGCGTCATTCGTCGAGCTGGCCATCGGTGAACGCGTGCTGTGGGGAGTGGGGCTTGATCACAACACCACACTCGCCTCCCTGCAGGCTGTGATCTCCGCCGTGAACCGCGCGCTGCGGGACTCGGCCCCGGCCCTGTGA